The following are encoded in a window of Salinigranum halophilum genomic DNA:
- a CDS encoding pyridoxal phosphate-dependent aminotransferase: MDEPSTVEKGGAGFEGVKLLLCENPLPPIDEAIDAAREELPRSNHYTEPYSEPLRAVLSDRLGVPSENLHINAGSELILRQLFERFGQQVHLLTPTYPLFPEIAERYTETRLRPEVDFRFDLRELTLPAGTTLAVIVNPNNPNGGTFDVSVVPSLLEANPETTFLVDEAFGDFADETLAHRVPEYDNLIVTRTLSKAHSLAGFRVGYAVAPEALTADLNAANDAYPLARPSQAAAVATLEHESKIRDRMERLRSWTAALADDLRSLGVTTYPTETYFFLADFSPHDASDVAEQLRERGVFVKPLGDKRLGPGYMRVTTARPEENERVVTALADLL; the protein is encoded by the coding sequence ATGGACGAACCCTCGACGGTCGAGAAGGGGGGCGCTGGGTTCGAGGGGGTCAAGCTCCTGCTCTGTGAGAATCCGCTTCCGCCGATCGACGAAGCCATCGACGCCGCACGGGAGGAACTGCCGCGGAGCAACCACTACACCGAGCCTTACTCGGAGCCACTGCGAGCGGTGTTGAGCGACCGGCTCGGGGTGCCGAGCGAGAATCTCCACATCAACGCCGGCTCGGAGTTGATCTTGCGACAGCTGTTCGAGCGGTTCGGACAGCAGGTACACCTGTTGACGCCGACGTACCCGCTGTTCCCGGAAATCGCCGAGCGGTACACGGAGACACGGCTCCGTCCCGAAGTCGACTTTCGGTTCGATCTCCGAGAGTTAACACTCCCCGCGGGAACGACGCTGGCCGTCATCGTCAACCCGAACAACCCGAACGGGGGAACCTTCGACGTCAGCGTCGTCCCCTCGTTGCTCGAGGCCAACCCGGAGACGACGTTCCTGGTCGACGAGGCGTTCGGTGACTTCGCCGACGAGACACTCGCTCACCGGGTGCCCGAGTACGACAACCTCATCGTGACCCGAACGTTGTCGAAAGCCCACAGCTTGGCGGGCTTTCGCGTCGGCTACGCGGTCGCCCCGGAGGCGCTCACAGCGGACCTGAACGCGGCCAACGACGCCTATCCGCTCGCGCGACCGAGTCAAGCGGCGGCAGTCGCGACGCTCGAACACGAGTCGAAAATCCGAGACCGGATGGAACGCCTCCGCTCGTGGACGGCGGCACTGGCCGACGACCTCCGCTCGCTGGGCGTCACCACGTACCCGACCGAGACGTACTTCTTCCTCGCCGATTTTAGCCCACACGACGCGAGCGACGTCGCCGAGCAGTTGCGCGAGCGGGGGGTCTTCGTCAAACCGCTCGGCGACAAGCGACTCGGTCCCGGCTACATGCGCGTGACGACGGCCCGCCCCGAGGAGAACGAACGAGTCGTCACGGCGCTCGCAGACCTCCTGTGA
- a CDS encoding ABC transporter ATP-binding protein — protein MGERPAGEDPAGHAERGGSRNGDVAVGTDGTGRPPEERDRAAALVGESLELGYPTTDEPVVECERVVLPVGEVTALVGPNGSGKSTLLKAMARQLTPERGRVLLDGQEIQSLDAKALARRLGLLSQENESPGSLTVEDLVLHGRYPHRGFFESVGEADRAAVDRAIELAGVEHLRDSDVGALSGGQKQLAWIAMVLAQDTDVLLLDEPTTYLDLHHQLRVMEVVRTLNREAGVTVGIVLHDIGQAARFADNLIAMRDGEPYDWGPPREVVTEELLADVFRVDADVDHDRGSGLHVAPRRALDE, from the coding sequence ATGGGCGAACGCCCTGCCGGCGAAGACCCCGCCGGACACGCCGAACGGGGTGGCAGTCGAAACGGTGACGTCGCGGTCGGGACCGACGGGACGGGTCGCCCGCCCGAAGAGCGAGACCGGGCTGCCGCGCTCGTCGGCGAATCGCTCGAACTCGGCTACCCGACGACGGACGAACCGGTCGTCGAGTGCGAACGCGTCGTCCTCCCCGTCGGCGAGGTGACGGCACTCGTCGGCCCGAACGGGAGCGGCAAGAGCACGCTTCTGAAGGCGATGGCGAGACAGCTCACGCCCGAACGGGGGCGGGTGCTCCTCGACGGCCAGGAGATACAGTCACTCGACGCGAAGGCGCTCGCCAGACGGCTCGGCCTCCTGTCCCAGGAGAACGAGTCTCCCGGGTCGCTCACCGTCGAGGACCTCGTCCTCCACGGTCGGTACCCCCACCGGGGGTTCTTCGAGTCGGTCGGCGAGGCGGACCGCGCGGCCGTCGACCGCGCCATCGAACTGGCGGGCGTCGAACACCTGCGCGACAGCGACGTCGGGGCCCTCAGCGGCGGGCAGAAGCAACTGGCGTGGATCGCGATGGTGCTCGCACAGGACACCGACGTCCTCCTCCTGGACGAGCCGACGACCTACCTCGACCTCCACCACCAGCTTCGCGTGATGGAGGTCGTCCGGACGCTCAACCGCGAGGCGGGCGTCACCGTCGGTATCGTCCTCCACGACATCGGCCAGGCGGCACGCTTCGCGGACAACCTCATCGCGATGCGAGACGGCGAGCCCTACGACTGGGGTCCCCCGAGAGAGGTGGTGACCGAGGAACTCCTGGCCGACGTCTTCCGTGTCGACGCCGACGTGGACCACGACCGAGGGTCGGGGCTGCACGTCGCCCCGCGCCGCGCGCTCGACGAGTGA
- a CDS encoding FecCD family ABC transporter permease, with translation MTSEPTTATGAGTRSARDGWFGWLDGSLLTLCVGSLAVVVVGGLVQVSFGTFSMTVVEAWQAVVDPQVLFDRRAWESFLLGSELPEMDRRSLVVWNIRLPRVFVAVLVGANLAVSGAIFQAVTRNELASPFVLGVSSGAGLTILLTLVVFTGLTSVLPLLAALGGTVAFLLVYGIAWNGGTSPVRLVLAGVIVNMVFQSLQRGLFFFADDLGVVQSALAWITGSLTGTGWDQVRLALLPTVVVVCLTVAGARQLNVLLLGSQTARSLGMRVERVRFLLSAVAIVAASTAVAVAGIIAFFGLVVPHLVRLLVGSDYRRLVVGCLFAGPALMVAADVGARLALNPAQIPVGVVTGIIGGPYFLYLMRKRDTLGDI, from the coding sequence ATGACGAGCGAACCCACCACGGCGACGGGGGCGGGGACCCGGTCCGCCCGCGACGGATGGTTCGGGTGGCTCGACGGCTCGCTCCTCACGCTCTGTGTCGGCAGCCTCGCCGTCGTCGTCGTCGGCGGACTCGTGCAGGTGAGCTTCGGGACGTTCTCGATGACGGTCGTAGAGGCGTGGCAGGCCGTCGTCGACCCGCAGGTCCTCTTCGACCGTCGGGCCTGGGAGTCGTTCCTGCTCGGGAGCGAACTCCCCGAGATGGACCGGCGGAGCCTCGTCGTCTGGAACATCCGCCTCCCGCGGGTGTTCGTGGCCGTCCTCGTCGGGGCGAACCTCGCCGTGTCGGGAGCAATCTTCCAGGCCGTCACCCGGAACGAACTCGCGAGCCCCTTCGTGCTGGGCGTGTCCAGCGGCGCGGGACTGACGATTCTGTTGACGCTCGTCGTCTTCACGGGTCTCACGTCGGTCCTCCCGCTGCTCGCCGCGCTCGGCGGGACCGTCGCGTTCCTCCTGGTGTACGGCATCGCGTGGAACGGCGGGACGAGCCCGGTCAGACTGGTGCTCGCGGGCGTCATCGTCAATATGGTGTTCCAGTCGCTACAGCGGGGGCTGTTCTTCTTCGCGGACGACCTCGGCGTCGTCCAGTCCGCGCTGGCGTGGATCACCGGGTCGCTCACGGGGACCGGGTGGGACCAGGTCCGGCTGGCACTCCTCCCGACGGTCGTCGTCGTCTGCCTCACCGTGGCCGGCGCTCGACAGCTCAACGTCCTCCTGCTCGGCTCACAGACCGCTCGCTCGCTCGGCATGCGCGTCGAGCGCGTCCGGTTCCTGCTGTCCGCCGTCGCAATCGTGGCGGCGAGCACGGCCGTCGCCGTCGCCGGCATCATCGCGTTCTTCGGACTGGTCGTTCCCCACCTCGTCCGGCTCTTGGTCGGGAGCGACTACCGACGGCTCGTCGTCGGCTGTCTCTTCGCCGGGCCGGCGTTGATGGTCGCCGCCGACGTCGGCGCGCGCCTCGCGTTGAACCCCGCCCAGATTCCGGTGGGGGTCGTTACCGGCATCATCGGTGGTCCGTACTTCCTCTATCTGATGCGCAAGCGGGACACGCTGGGTGATATCTGA
- a CDS encoding ABC transporter substrate-binding protein: MTNDSDDTRPTRRSLLAAGAGLLTSGLLAGCTGETSSADASTTERTTTSSAASTRTATAEPATADASYAVEMAPVGRVEFDAVPETWVANNGSWADMGIALGLEPPAGVWLPGRYHTRYYDAVPGVSVDGSDIRKLWGDGGVGKEQFYELDADVHVMDPNFLQNRGKWTAADVDEIERRIAPFFGNSIFSRGYAWHDYPYYTLYEAFETLAQVFQREDRYEAFATLHEEFQTGLDSVVPAAGERPSAAVVWAGGDEPEQFYPYVVDEGTSFKHLWDLKVNDALASTDVKDFHSSRGAIDFETLLEVDPGTLLVRGQESKTRAEFEETVVAFMDAHSVGGELTAVQNGNVYRAGPLYQGPITNLVVTERLASALYGVEEELFDRERVAAIVDGAV; this comes from the coding sequence ATGACGAACGATTCGGACGACACACGCCCGACGCGACGGTCGCTTCTCGCGGCCGGGGCGGGACTCCTGACGAGCGGCCTGCTCGCCGGGTGCACCGGCGAGACGTCGTCGGCCGATGCGTCGACCACCGAGCGGACGACGACCTCGTCGGCGGCCTCGACCCGGACAGCGACGGCCGAACCGGCGACGGCGGACGCCTCGTACGCCGTCGAGATGGCCCCGGTGGGGCGCGTCGAATTCGACGCCGTCCCCGAGACGTGGGTCGCGAACAACGGCAGTTGGGCCGACATGGGAATCGCCCTCGGGCTCGAACCGCCGGCGGGCGTCTGGCTCCCAGGTCGGTACCACACGCGCTACTACGACGCGGTTCCGGGCGTGAGCGTCGACGGGAGCGACATCCGGAAGCTGTGGGGCGACGGCGGCGTCGGCAAGGAGCAGTTCTACGAACTCGACGCCGACGTCCACGTGATGGACCCGAACTTCCTGCAGAACCGTGGGAAGTGGACGGCGGCGGACGTCGACGAAATCGAACGCCGCATCGCGCCGTTCTTCGGGAACAGCATCTTCTCGCGCGGCTACGCGTGGCACGACTACCCGTACTACACGCTGTACGAGGCGTTCGAGACGCTCGCACAGGTGTTCCAGCGCGAGGACCGGTACGAGGCGTTCGCGACGCTCCACGAGGAGTTCCAGACCGGCCTCGACTCGGTCGTCCCCGCGGCGGGTGAGCGACCGTCGGCGGCAGTCGTCTGGGCCGGCGGCGACGAACCCGAGCAGTTCTACCCGTACGTCGTCGACGAGGGGACGAGCTTCAAACACCTGTGGGACCTGAAGGTGAACGACGCGCTCGCGTCGACCGACGTGAAGGACTTCCACAGCAGCCGCGGCGCCATCGACTTCGAGACGCTGCTCGAGGTCGACCCGGGGACGCTGCTCGTCCGCGGCCAGGAGTCGAAGACCCGGGCCGAGTTCGAGGAGACGGTCGTCGCGTTCATGGATGCTCACAGCGTCGGGGGCGAACTCACCGCCGTCCAGAACGGGAACGTCTACCGGGCCGGGCCGCTGTACCAGGGTCCCATCACGAACCTCGTCGTCACCGAGCGGCTCGCGAGCGCGCTGTACGGTGTCGAGGAGGAGCTGTTCGACCGCGAGCGCGTCGCCGCCATCGTCGACGGGGCCGTCTGA
- a CDS encoding metal ABC transporter substrate-binding protein, translating into MRQSRRQFIAGTAAVTTGLVAGCLGTTNAETPGSTETEPVQASFFVLSDFASHVAGDALTVENLVPFGQHGHGWEPGPDVQRRVFDATAFVYMGQGFQPWADNIVQNVRADDAGVAVIEARRGVDLLDGDGDAHDHDGGENEDGHEDEHDEHESKDEHDEHESKDEHDADTHTEDDHDEHESKDEHDADTHTGADPHFWLDPARATVAVENIAQGLAEVDGANEETYTQNAAAFGDRLAALDDTYRERLSDRTRDTVLVAGHNSFQYLGRRYGFQVEALTGLAPDAEPTPRDVRRAQQVIDDHDIEYILAPVFESDRAARQLVTETSAVEALPLTPVPSLTEEWAEQGWGYVDVMERVNLPSLAKALGTE; encoded by the coding sequence ATGCGACAGAGCAGACGGCAGTTCATCGCCGGGACGGCAGCGGTCACGACGGGCCTCGTCGCCGGCTGTCTCGGCACGACGAACGCCGAGACGCCGGGAAGCACCGAAACGGAACCAGTTCAGGCGTCGTTCTTCGTCCTCTCGGACTTCGCGTCGCACGTGGCCGGTGACGCGCTGACGGTCGAGAACCTCGTCCCCTTCGGCCAGCACGGACACGGCTGGGAGCCCGGACCGGACGTCCAGCGGCGGGTGTTCGACGCGACGGCGTTCGTCTACATGGGCCAGGGGTTCCAGCCGTGGGCCGACAACATCGTGCAGAACGTCCGCGCGGACGACGCCGGCGTCGCGGTCATCGAAGCCCGACGCGGCGTCGACCTCCTCGACGGCGACGGCGACGCACACGACCACGACGGGGGCGAGAACGAGGACGGCCACGAGGACGAACACGACGAACACGAGAGCAAGGACGAACACGACGAACACGAGAGCAAGGACGAACACGACGCCGACACCCACACTGAAGACGACCACGACGAACACGAGAGCAAGGACGAACACGACGCCGACACCCACACCGGCGCGGACCCACACTTCTGGCTGGACCCGGCCCGAGCGACAGTAGCGGTCGAGAACATCGCACAGGGGCTGGCCGAAGTCGACGGCGCGAACGAGGAGACGTACACGCAAAACGCGGCGGCGTTCGGCGACCGGCTCGCCGCGCTCGACGACACCTACCGCGAGCGGCTGTCGGACCGCACGAGAGACACCGTCCTCGTCGCCGGCCACAACTCGTTCCAGTATCTCGGCCGTCGATACGGGTTCCAGGTCGAGGCGTTGACCGGGCTCGCACCGGACGCCGAGCCGACGCCCAGGGACGTCAGACGCGCACAGCAGGTCATCGACGACCACGACATCGAGTACATCCTCGCCCCGGTGTTCGAGTCCGACCGGGCGGCACGACAGCTCGTCACCGAGACGAGCGCCGTCGAGGCGCTCCCGCTGACGCCGGTGCCGAGCCTCACCGAGGAGTGGGCCGAGCAGGGGTGGGGGTACGTCGACGTCATGGAGCGAGTGAACCTCCCGTCGCTGGCGAAGGCGCTCGGTACGGAATGA